The Gemmatimonadota bacterium DNA window CATCGCTCGGTGAGCCCGCTGCCGACTTCCTCACCGAGCAGGTGCCAGATGTGCGAGATCAATTCCTGCGCCTTGCGCGAGACGTCGCGGGGGTCGCGCGGGCGTCCCACCGTGACGGTGATCTCTTCGCGGATCCGCCCCGGATGTCCGCTCATGACGACGACACGATCGGCGAGCAACACGGCCTCATGAATGTCATGCGTCACGAAGAGCACCAGGCGCTTGCTCTCCGACCAGACGCGCAACAATTCTGTCTGGAGCACCCACCGCGTCTGCGCGTCGAGCGCGCCGAAGGGTTCGTCCATCAGCAGGATCGGCGATTCCGCCACGAAGGCACGGCCGATGCCGACACGTTGCCGCATGCCGACCGAGAGCTCGTGCGGGAAATGGTGCGCGTACCGTGCGAGGCCCACCCGTTCCAGGTAGCGCTGCGCCCGCTCGCGGCGCTCGGCGCGACCGACGCCCTGCATCTCCAGTCCGAAGGCGACATTGTCGACGACACTCATCCAGGGAAAGGTGCCATTCTCCTGCACGACCAGGCCGCCGCGCGGGCTGCCCGCCCCACCGGGGACGTCGCCATAGAGGATGCGGCCGGAGGTCGGGGCCATCAGGCCGGCGATGGCCCGGATCAACGTCGACTTGCCGCAGCCACTCGGACCCACCAGCGACACGAATTCCTGCGGGCGGAGCGAGAGCGAGATTCGATCGAGGGCGGGGACCGAGCCGCGTTCGCTGCGATAGGAGCAGCTGAGTTCCTGGCAGTGGACCGAAAGGCCTGGACCAGCCGTGGTGACGGACAGCTCACCCCTGCGCTGGGGCTGGCTCGTCATTCGACACCGCCCGCTGGGGCGGCGGGCAGTAAATAGTGGGGGCGGGCGCGCCCAAAGGCCTGAAGGTCCATGCTCCCAAAATGCCCTCCTGTCGCGGCTTTGTCCAAGGCGTGTGGGGTAGTCGGTTCGGGAGGGCGAAGGCGCCGCCGGTGTCGGCTTCCACCCGGGCCAGTCGTTGCAATGCGGCATCGCGGCGGGGGCGCTGCATTGGTTGGACTGGGAGGGGGGGGGAACGAGGGGGCGGCGGGGCCCGCGGGGGGGGGGGGGGGAATCCCCGCGCCCCCCCCGGGGGGGGCGGCCCCCGCCCGGGGCGGGGGGGGGGGGGGCGGGGGGGGGGGGGGAAGCCCGGGGGGGGGGGGGGGGGGGGGCCTCCCCCCCCGGGGTCCCCGCGGGGCCCGCTGGGGCGGGGGGGGGGGGGCGGCGGGGGCGCCGCCGGGGGGGGGGGGGGGCGGGGGGGGGGGGGCGGCGCCGGGGGGGGCCCCCCCCCCCCCCCCGGGCCC harbors:
- a CDS encoding ABC transporter ATP-binding protein produces the protein MTSQPQRRGELSVTTAGPGLSVHCQELSCSYRSERGSVPALDRISLSLRPQEFVSLVGPSGCGKSTLIRAIAGLMAPTSGRILYGDVPGGAGSPRGGLVVQENGTFPWMSVVDNVAFGLEMQGVGRAERRERAQRYLERVGLARYAHHFPHELSVGMRQRVGIGRAFVAESPILLMDEPFGALDAQTRWVLQTELLRVWSESKRLVLFVTHDIHEAVLLADRVVVMSGHPGRIREEITVTVGRPRDPRDVSRKAQELISHIWHLLGEEVGSGLTER